The sequence CAAACCCTATGCTTACCAACACTTTCAGCCCTCTTGAGTTCTTGTTGAATGTAATTGATTGCTTCTTTGGGGAAAAGTTTATTCAAAATACTTCTCGCGCTCTTCTCTTTCTTAGATGCAGTTTTGCCTTTAGGAGATGCCATGAATGACAACCTCACTGAGATGATTGAGAAATACGGAAGCGAGGATAAGTGCCGCGCTCACCTTGAGCAATTGCGCTGGCCTAATGGCGTGGAATGCCCTCGATGCAAGGCTACCCAGGTATCGCACATACATGCCAGACATCAATATGACTGCGACAAGTGCCGCTATCAATTCTCTGTGCTCACTGGCACGGGTTTTAGTGATACTCACTTGCCGATCTGGAAATGGTTTCTTGCCGCCTACCTCATTTGCGAATCCCGCAAGGGTGTGTCTGCTAATCAGATTAAGCGAGTGCTGGGGATTAGCTATAAGTCGGCTTGGTTTCTCTGCCATCGAATCAGAAACGCCATGAAAGAGACCAACCCCGCAAAGCTCACAGGAACAGTTGAGATTGATGAAACCTATATCGGTGGTGAGCTTCCCCATAGCGAGGGCGGTATGTATGATAACAAGTCCATCGTTCTCGGTATGCGCCAAAGGCAAGGCAATCTCCGAATGGTTAAAATCCCCAACGCCAAAGCCCGAACACTTCGCAGGAGCATAGTTCCCTATATCAGCCGCGACGTTGAGCGAGTCATTACCGATGAACGGTCCGCTTACATCCCGGCCATTGGCCCACTCTATCCTAGAAAGCTTAAGAGA is a genomic window of Terriglobia bacterium containing:
- a CDS encoding IS1595 family transposase → MNDNLTEMIEKYGSEDKCRAHLEQLRWPNGVECPRCKATQVSHIHARHQYDCDKCRYQFSVLTGTGFSDTHLPIWKWFLAAYLICESRKGVSANQIKRVLGISYKSAWFLCHRIRNAMKETNPAKLTGTVEIDETYIGGELPHSEGGMYDNKSIVLGMRQRQGNLRMVKIPNAKARTLRRSIVPYISRDVERVITDERSAYIPAIGPLYPRKLKRIRHAEKYVDGDIHTNTVENAFSLLKRAAFGTYHKLSDKHLQSYLDEMTFRFNRREDPNLFSETLSQLLTTKNLTFEELTAD